The nucleotide window ACAGCTTTATCAGCTAAAATAAATAAATTTTCTTATAAAAAACATGCCCATGAAGAGTATGCTATAGGTGTTACTTTAAGAGGAGTTCAAGAGTATAAATTAGAAGGTTGGTCAAAAGCTTCTTATGCAAATGGTGTAATGCTTTTTAACCCAGAACAAGTTCATGATGGAAAAGCAGGGCACTATAAAGAAGGAATTGATTATGTTATGCTTTATATTAAGCCAGAACTTTTTTTAGAGGGAATTTGTAAAAAAGATATTGTAACTTTTTCAGAACCTATTGTTTATAAAGATAAATTGAAAGTAGATATTTTAAATCTTTCAAAAGCAATATTAAATAACTATGATGATGCTTTGTGTAATGAACTATATTTAGAATTAGTTGATAACTTTTCATCAAAAGAGCTTTTATCTACATATAAAAATGAAAATGAAATTATTAAAAAAGCAAAAGAGATTATATATTATGAACTTGATAATGTTTTATATTTAGAAGATATTTCAAAGCAATTAAGTTTATCAAAGTTCGATTTTATAAGACTTTTTAAAGCAAATACAGGAATAACACCATATCAATTTTTTTTAAATGCAAAAGTAGTACACTCTAAAAGATATTTAGAAATTACAAAAGACATTTATGGTGCAGTTGTAGAATTTGGGTTTACTGACCTTTCTCATTATAATCGAAACTTTAAAAAAGTATATGGAATTACACCTTTACAGTATATTTCTCAACTTTGAAAATAGTTTTAAGATTTAGTATTATGCTTATAGACTCCGTTAAAATCTTTTGGTGGAGTTAAAATAAACTCTTTACATCTTTTTATGTAAAGCTTATATATCTTTTTATTTGATTTGTTCTCATCTTCTTGTAAATCTTCAAATATCTTTAATGCTTCATTAAATTTTGAATCTTTGTATAATTTTATTGCTTTATGATATAAGTCTAGTTCTTTTTGTAATGTTTCATTTGGTTTACCAAAATCAATAACTTGCCAAATTTCTATAGGTTTGTTTTTCCCTTTTACAGTTACATAATCTAAGAATCTAAAAATATACTCTTTTTCTAGTTTTTCTTTTGTAAAGTTTGAAATATTTAATTTAGAATCATAATACTTACAAAGAGATTCTAATCTAGCTCCTAAATTAATAGTATCACCAATAACTGTATAATCACTTCTTAGTGAACTTCCCATTTCTCCAACAATTGCAAGACCTGTGTTTAATCCAATTCCAATATCTATTAAAGGTTTATTCTCTTTTTCAAGTTTTTTATTTAAAGGTTCAAGCTCTTTTATTTGATATAAAGAGGCACTTACAGCTTTGTCTGCATGGTTTTTAACATCAGCAGGGGCATTCCAATATGCCATAATTGCATCACCAATATATTTATCAATAGTTCCTTCATATTTTGTAATAATATTACTCATAGGTTCCATATACTCATTTAAATATGAAATAAGCTTTTTGGCATTATTCATTTGTTCTGATATATTTGTGAAACCTCTTACATCACTAAAGAATACAGTTACTTCTTTTTCCATAGCTTGAAATTCATTGCTATCAATATTTTTAAGTAGATTATCCATAACTTCTTTTGATACTTTTGCTGCAAATTTCTTTTTTATAGCTTCTTCTTGTTTGATTTCATAAAAATAGTCAAATAAAGTTGCAATAATAGCTGCAAAAATAATAGTTGCCAATGGAAAAAATATATTTAAAACAATTCCATGGGTAAATAAAACATAATAAGTAAAAATTCCAAAGCCACCTAATAATAAAATAGTTCCTAAAGGATTAAACCAAAAAGGAGTATATGTAATTAAAAGTACAGTAATTATAGAAAGTAAAAATATTAAAGTGACATTAGCACCATCTATCCAAGAAGCTTTGTAGATAAAATCACCTTTTATAATATTATCAATAACATTTGCATGAACTTCAACTCCTGGATAAATTGATTCAAAAGGAGTTGCTCTTAAATCAAGTAATCCAACAGCTGAGGTTCCAATAAGTGCAATTTTACCTTCTAACTCTTTTTTATCAATTTTATTTTCATAGATATCAATTGCAGAGTAGTATTTAAAGTTCCCTTCTTTGCCTCTAAAGTTAACTAAAATTCTTCCATATCTATCAGTTGGGATTTTTAAATCTCCTAAAGATATATTCTCAATTCCTTGTTCATCATAATTAACAATTACTCTTTTTGTTTGAGTTATTATTCTTAAAACTTCTAATGACAAAGAAGGATAA belongs to Arcobacter sp. CECT 8983 and includes:
- a CDS encoding CHASE2 domain-containing protein → MNKHKKKAIKKFLLYFLVSIFIAIFSSTFYIFFPKLPDSIDNRLRDTLFNIRGEISNTNNVIIIDIDEKSLNKLGQWPWQRNKVSKILQNLTQNEIGLIAFDIVFAEEDNSSPHKVFEEFGIKKENIPNYDLDFAKTVATTPTILGYVFELEQKKHLGKRAPEIPAIIVEKNKQLGNNSLIKAYGTILNIPLLQSNSYSSGFFNNIPDNSGIIRSVPLVISYDDIIYPSLSLEVLRIITQTKRVIVNYDEQGIENISLGDLKIPTDRYGRILVNFRGKEGNFKYYSAIDIYENKIDKKELEGKIALIGTSAVGLLDLRATPFESIYPGVEVHANVIDNIIKGDFIYKASWIDGANVTLIFLLSIITVLLITYTPFWFNPLGTILLLGGFGIFTYYVLFTHGIVLNIFFPLATIIFAAIIATLFDYFYEIKQEEAIKKKFAAKVSKEVMDNLLKNIDSNEFQAMEKEVTVFFSDVRGFTNISEQMNNAKKLISYLNEYMEPMSNIITKYEGTIDKYIGDAIMAYWNAPADVKNHADKAVSASLYQIKELEPLNKKLEKENKPLIDIGIGLNTGLAIVGEMGSSLRSDYTVIGDTINLGARLESLCKYYDSKLNISNFTKEKLEKEYIFRFLDYVTVKGKNKPIEIWQVIDFGKPNETLQKELDLYHKAIKLYKDSKFNEALKIFEDLQEDENKSNKKIYKLYIKRCKEFILTPPKDFNGVYKHNTKS
- a CDS encoding AraC family transcriptional regulator, translated to MDKFIYKNSQLGITALSAKINKFSYKKHAHEEYAIGVTLRGVQEYKLEGWSKASYANGVMLFNPEQVHDGKAGHYKEGIDYVMLYIKPELFLEGICKKDIVTFSEPIVYKDKLKVDILNLSKAILNNYDDALCNELYLELVDNFSSKELLSTYKNENEIIKKAKEIIYYELDNVLYLEDISKQLSLSKFDFIRLFKANTGITPYQFFLNAKVVHSKRYLEITKDIYGAVVEFGFTDLSHYNRNFKKVYGITPLQYISQL